A genomic segment from Brachyhypopomus gauderio isolate BG-103 unplaced genomic scaffold, BGAUD_0.2 sc52, whole genome shotgun sequence encodes:
- the tmem102 gene encoding transmembrane protein 102: METLLSAVSPRPAAPARRPAEVDFRSGATLEQLSVQLQELVQLEQGEFGDQTALEVHTAKDFIFNMLGLVQKVDKRLPVANEYLLLSGGAREGVVDLNPEDLGDYARGVDFDLDFTLLVPALKLHDRNQPVTLDMRQSPPCHSWLSLRLCDPAMLARWALCCEDEADGRPEEEEDVEEEGGSILGTVPSSPHTSQSLDGCYFSPLLVADWFWNVVGVAVEELRRNPQRGIPVPDRVERNGPVTTLILRAGASRVLYDLLPVVSFRGWPAVAQGWLTTNHFWDGKITEEEAISGFYLLPCGSPVASRPDREWRLAFSRSEVQLKKCIPYPMSTAFQAARVVLSRVLARPRSSLSLYHLRTLLFWACDRLPASYLSCPDQEMPARLLLGLLDELAHCVLGKNCPNYFLPQYNMLEHLTDGAALLVARKLAHLRSDPTEHLRVALEQARQACELKREAAGSGNGHGAWSPGGGPSGPASPQDERLAQRLQQLVTENPGKSISVFLNPDDVTRPHFRIDDKFY; the protein is encoded by the exons ATGGAGACGCTCCTGAGCGCGGTGTCTCCCCGCCCCGCGGCCCCGGCCAGGCGGCCGGCCGAGGTGGACTTCCGCTCGGGCGCGACGCTGGAGCAGTTGTCGGTGCAGCTCCAGGAGCTGGTCCAGCTGGAGCAGGGCGAGTTCGGGGACCAGACGGCGCTGGAGGTCCACACGGCCAAAGACTTCATCTTCAACATGCTGG GCCTGGTCCAGAAGGTGGACAAGCGGCTGCCGGTGGCAAACGAGTACCTGCTGTTGTCGGGCGGGGCCCGGGAGGGTGTGGTGGACCTGAACCCCGAGGACCTGGGTGACTACGCCCGGGGTGTGGACTTTGACCTGGACTTCACGCTGCTGGTGCCCGCCCTCAAGCTGCATGACCGGAACCAGCCCGTGACGCTAGACATGCGCCAGTCTCCGCCGTGCCACTCGTGGCTCAGCCTGCGTCTGTGCGACCCGGCCATGTTGGCCCGCTGGGCCCTCTGCTGCGAGGACGAGGCAGACGGGAggcctgaggaagaggaggacgtgGAGGAAGAGGGTGGGTCCATCCTGGGGACGGTTCCGTCCTCCCCGCACACGTCGCAGTCCTTGGACGGATGCTACTTCTCGCCGCTGCTCGTGGCCGACTGGTTCTGGAACGTGGTGGGCGTGGCCGTGGAGGAGCTGCGGCGGAACCCCCAGAGGGGGATTCCGGTTCCGGATCGCGTGGAGCGCAACGGCCCCGTGACCACGCTGATCCTGAGGGCGGGCGCCAGCCGCGTGCTCTACGACCTCCTGCCCGTGGTGTCGTTCCGCGGCTGGCCGGCAGTGGCCCAGGGCTGGCTCACCACCAACCACTTCTGGGACGGGAAGATCACGGAGGAGGAGGCCATCAGCGGCTTCTACCTGCTGCCCTGCGGTTCGCCCGTGGCGTCCAGACCCGACCGGGAGTGGAGACTGGCCTTCTCCCGGAGCGAGGTTCAGCTGAAGAAGTGCATACCGTACCCCATGTCCACCGCCTTCCAGGCGGCCAGGGTGGTTCTGTCCAGGGTTCTGGCGCGACCCCGGAGCAGCCTCAGCCTCTACCACCTCCGCACGCTGCTCTTCTGGGCCTGCGACCGCTTGCCCGCCTCCTACCTGAGCTGCCCGGACCAGGAGATGCCCGCGCGCCTGCTCCTGGGCCTCCTGGATGAGCTGGCCCACTGCGTGCTGGGCAAAAACTGCCCCAACTACTTCCTCCCTCAGTACAACATGCTGGAGCACCTCACCGACGGCGCCGCCCTGCTGGTGGCCCGTAAGCTGGCGCACTTGCGCTCGGACCCGACCGAGCATTTGCGCGTGGCTCTGGAGCAGGCCCGGCAGGCGTGCGAGCTGAAACGAGAAGCAGCCGGGTCGGGAAACGGGCACGGGGCGTGGTCGCCCGGCGGTGGGCCCTCCGGGCCCGCCTCGCCCCAGGACGAACGACTAGCCCAGAGGCTGCAGCAACTGGTGACGGAGAACCCTGGCAAGTCCATCTCGGTCTTCCTGAACCCAGACGATGTCACGAGGCCACACTTCCGCATCGACGATAAGTTCTACTAA
- the tmem256 gene encoding transmembrane protein 256, with the protein MSASLTVQRLAAVSGALAVTAGAYGAHGFRLSDRSEYQRELYSTANTYHFYHSLALLGASRCRKPALAGTILLAGMGCFCGPLYHQALTDDPSFSKLAPIGGILFIAGWIAMAL; encoded by the exons ATGTCTGCGTCGTTAACGGTGCAAAGGTTAGCGGCTGTAAGCGGCGCTCTGGCCGTCACAGCCGGCGCGTACGGGGCTCACG GTTTCAGACTTTCAGACAGGAGTGAGTACCAGAGAGAG CTGTACAGCACAGCCAACACGTATCATTTCTACCACAGTTTGGCTCTTTTGGGAGCGTCCCGGTGCAGAAAGCCTGCTCTG gctGGTACTATTCTCCTGGCCGGCATGGGCTGCTTTTGTGGTCCTCTTTACCACCAGGCCCTAACGGATGACCCCTCCTTCAGCAAACTGGCACCTATTGGGGGCATACTCTTTATTGCTGGCTGGATCGCCATGGCTCTCTGA